From a single Helicovermis profundi genomic region:
- a CDS encoding PilZ domain-containing protein, with amino-acid sequence MLEKRRAERLPFMMTLRVESLYKQNNEVIDDIKEDLEITDISKTGIGFSSHVEMPLGYYFNANIQLEEEKHFFSVLKIIRKNDGKGEFHYGCEFVGLADILSSAVDEYKEDKNL; translated from the coding sequence TTTATGATGACTTTAAGAGTTGAGTCGCTTTATAAGCAGAACAATGAGGTTATTGATGATATAAAAGAAGATCTTGAAATAACAGATATTTCGAAAACGGGGATTGGTTTTTCTTCTCATGTAGAAATGCCGTTGGGTTATTACTTTAATGCAAATATTCAGTTAGAAGAAGAAAAACATTTTTTTAGTGTTCTAAAAATTATAAGAAAAAATGATGGTAAAGGTGAGTTTCATTATGGTTGTGAATTTGTAGGACTTGCTGATATATTATCTAGTGCAGTTGATGAGTATAAGGAAGATAAAAATCTTTAA
- a CDS encoding phosphoglycerate dehydrogenase gives MKVTFTYDYGEENINKIRKLGYEVIVINEKEITNNEFVNDSDILVCYNPFDKINLDEMKNLKYILLSSIGFDQLPLEKIISRDIIITNNKGGYSIPMGEYIVLSMLEMYKNSKSKFKNQSMKKWKIDTSILELYDKNVLFVGTGTIAKEAIKRLYGFDMNVYGVNTSGKNIENIKKCFKFSQIASIISDMDFVILTLPYTQKTHHIFNYDLLSKMKNDSCLINVSRGKVIDEKDLIIHLENGKFKGISLDVFDEEPLSETSKLWNFENVNISSHSSWISEMRNIRRFKYTYQNLKSIIEGKKLINVVNIERGY, from the coding sequence ATGAAAGTAACTTTTACGTATGATTATGGTGAAGAAAATATAAATAAAATTAGAAAACTTGGTTATGAAGTAATTGTAATCAATGAAAAAGAAATTACAAATAACGAATTTGTTAATGATTCGGACATATTAGTTTGTTATAATCCTTTTGATAAAATAAATTTAGATGAAATGAAAAATTTAAAGTATATTTTACTCTCAAGTATAGGATTCGATCAACTACCTTTAGAAAAAATTATAAGTAGAGATATTATAATTACAAATAATAAAGGTGGATATAGTATCCCTATGGGCGAGTATATTGTTTTAAGTATGTTAGAAATGTATAAAAATAGCAAATCAAAATTCAAAAATCAAAGTATGAAAAAATGGAAAATAGATACAAGTATTTTAGAATTATATGATAAAAATGTTCTTTTCGTGGGTACTGGTACCATTGCAAAAGAAGCTATAAAACGTTTATATGGATTTGATATGAATGTATATGGGGTAAATACAAGTGGTAAAAATATAGAAAATATAAAAAAATGTTTTAAATTTAGCCAAATAGCTAGTATTATTAGTGATATGGATTTTGTGATTCTTACTCTTCCTTATACACAAAAAACTCATCATATATTTAATTATGATTTATTAAGTAAAATGAAAAATGATTCATGCTTAATCAACGTTTCAAGAGGAAAGGTAATTGATGAAAAAGATTTGATAATTCATTTAGAAAATGGAAAATTCAAAGGGATATCATTAGATGTTTTTGATGAGGAACCTTTAAGTGAAACAAGTAAATTGTGGAATTTTGAAAATGTTAATATATCTTCTCATAGTTCATGGATATCTGAAATGAGAAATATAAGAAGGTTTAAGTATACTTATCAGAATCTTAAAAGTATAATAGAAGGAAAAAAATTAATAAATGTTGTTAATATCGAAAGGGGTTATTAA
- a CDS encoding phosphatase gives MKYCLDTHVHTMASGHAYSTLLEYVKRAKEIELDLIAITDHAPKMPGSSNIFQIANQTIIPRVIEGVKVLRGVEANIIDFDGKIDVEEKYLKRLDLVIASFHDVCLVPSTVEKNTNAFLGAIENPYVDVIGHLGNPKIPVDYETIVKACVKHNKIIEINNSSFKSESRKGSDANCNVIAHLCEIYGAKIIAGSDSHIIFTLGEFDEAIKVIENANIKEDNIMNSSVEKFINYLNKKGKPVSMEDFNE, from the coding sequence ATGAAGTATTGTTTGGATACGCATGTACATACTATGGCGAGTGGTCATGCATATAGTACATTGCTTGAATATGTAAAAAGAGCAAAAGAGATTGAACTTGACTTAATTGCCATAACAGATCATGCTCCTAAAATGCCAGGTTCTTCAAATATTTTTCAAATTGCGAATCAGACTATTATACCTAGAGTTATCGAGGGAGTGAAAGTTCTTAGAGGTGTAGAAGCAAATATTATAGATTTTGATGGTAAAATTGATGTCGAAGAAAAATATCTTAAAAGACTAGATCTAGTAATTGCAAGTTTTCATGATGTATGCTTAGTACCTTCAACGGTAGAGAAAAATACCAATGCATTTTTAGGTGCAATTGAAAATCCATATGTTGATGTAATTGGTCACCTTGGAAACCCTAAAATTCCAGTAGATTATGAAACTATTGTTAAAGCATGTGTAAAGCATAATAAAATTATTGAGATTAATAATAGTTCCTTTAAGTCAGAGTCAAGAAAAGGTAGTGATGCTAATTGTAATGTAATTGCTCATCTTTGTGAAATTTATGGTGCAAAAATTATTGCTGGTAGTGACTCTCATATTATTTTTACTTTAGGTGAATTTGATGAGGCTATTAAAGTTATTGAAAATGCAAATATTAAAGAAGATAATATTATGAATAGTTCAGTAGAAAAGTTTATTAACTATTTAAATAAAAAAGGAAAACCAGTTAGTATGGAGGATTTTAATGAGTAG
- the rlmN gene encoding 23S rRNA (adenine(2503)-C(2))-methyltransferase RlmN, protein MSSKFKDIRSYEISDLEEFLINNNEKKFRAKQLFEWIQKGVENFDDMTNISKELRLKLKEKFILNNAKSLKVLSSENDGTKKYLFKLNDGNIIESVLMRYKHGNTVCVSTQIGCKMGCTFCASTIGGMVRNLTAGEIIGQIFAIQNDIKERVSNIVLMGSGEPLDNYDEVIKFLRLVNHPKGLNIGMRSITLSTSGIAPKIKKLADLNLQLTLAISLHAPNDDLRSSTMPINNKYPIKELIEACKYYIDTTGRRVTFEYALIENVNDNDLTAQELGKLLKGMLCHVNLIPINAVKERGFKPTQNKNIVNFKKTLEKYGITVTIRRELGSDINAACGQLRKGFIEELNIENI, encoded by the coding sequence ATGAGTAGTAAATTTAAAGATATTCGTTCATATGAAATATCTGATTTAGAAGAATTTCTAATTAATAATAATGAAAAAAAATTTAGAGCCAAACAATTATTTGAATGGATACAAAAAGGCGTAGAAAATTTTGATGATATGACTAATATATCAAAGGAATTAAGATTAAAATTAAAAGAAAAATTTATATTAAATAATGCTAAAAGTTTAAAAGTACTAAGCTCGGAGAACGATGGAACAAAAAAATATCTTTTTAAACTAAATGATGGTAATATAATTGAGTCTGTATTAATGAGATATAAGCATGGTAATACAGTCTGTGTATCGACTCAAATTGGGTGCAAGATGGGTTGTACTTTTTGCGCCTCAACAATAGGTGGTATGGTTAGAAATTTAACTGCTGGAGAGATTATTGGACAAATTTTTGCGATACAAAATGACATTAAAGAAAGGGTAAGTAATATTGTGCTTATGGGAAGCGGAGAACCTCTTGATAATTATGATGAAGTTATTAAATTTTTAAGATTAGTAAATCACCCTAAGGGACTTAATATAGGAATGAGATCGATTACACTTTCAACTTCTGGAATAGCACCAAAAATTAAAAAACTTGCAGATTTAAATTTACAGTTAACGCTAGCAATTAGTCTTCATGCACCAAACGATGATCTAAGATCGTCTACAATGCCTATCAATAATAAATATCCAATAAAAGAATTAATTGAAGCTTGCAAATATTATATTGATACTACAGGAAGAAGAGTGACTTTTGAATATGCTTTAATAGAAAATGTAAATGACAATGATTTAACGGCACAAGAACTTGGAAAATTATTAAAAGGAATGCTTTGTCATGTGAATCTTATTCCAATTAATGCAGTTAAAGAAAGAGGCTTTAAACCAACCCAAAATAAAAATATAGTAAATTTTAAAAAAACGTTAGAAAAATACGGAATTACTGTTACTATTAGAAGAGAATTGGGTAGTGATATTAATGCAGCGTGTGGGCAGTTAAGAAAAGGTTTTATCGAAGAATTAAATATTGAGAATATTTAA
- a CDS encoding twitching motility protein PilT: MFNLISGKKGSGKTKELIKMANEDVVTSDGSVIFIDRDKSHMYNLKHTMRLINMNEFPVKTKDEFFGFLCGLISNNYDIESIYIDGLMKVMDIENSEVEEFSVKTKELANKYKIKIVSTLSED, from the coding sequence ATGTTCAATTTAATTTCAGGAAAAAAAGGTAGCGGAAAGACTAAAGAGTTGATAAAAATGGCTAATGAGGATGTGGTTACTTCTGATGGAAGTGTGATTTTTATAGATAGAGATAAAAGTCATATGTATAATTTAAAACATACCATGAGACTTATAAATATGAATGAATTTCCAGTAAAAACTAAAGATGAATTTTTTGGTTTTTTATGTGGACTTATCTCAAATAACTATGATATAGAGTCGATTTATATAGATGGACTTATGAAAGTTATGGATATTGAAAATTCAGAGGTAGAAGAATTTTCAGTTAAAACTAAAGAACTTGCAAATAAATATAAAATTAAAATCGTATCTACTTTAAGTGAAGACTAA
- a CDS encoding universal stress protein: MRNRKKIMVCVTQQKSCERLIQRGNELRKNDSDELFVIHVVKENWKYFGKLKESDAIEYLFDVSKEYGANLTVIKSKKIEETLGNAAEENKIDIIVMGESFESNAQQNMINRLQKKTKKEVVFDIVSYENIENII, from the coding sequence ATGAGAAATAGGAAAAAAATTATGGTTTGCGTAACGCAACAAAAATCATGTGAGCGCTTAATACAAAGGGGAAATGAACTTAGAAAAAATGATAGTGATGAACTTTTTGTTATTCATGTAGTAAAAGAAAATTGGAAATATTTTGGTAAGTTAAAAGAATCGGATGCTATAGAATATTTATTTGATGTTAGCAAAGAATATGGCGCAAATTTAACAGTAATAAAATCAAAAAAAATTGAAGAAACGCTTGGAAATGCAGCTGAAGAAAATAAAATTGATATTATAGTTATGGGTGAGTCTTTCGAATCAAATGCTCAACAAAATATGATTAATAGATTGCAGAAAAAAACAAAAAAAGAAGTAGTTTTTGATATTGTTAGTTATGAAAATATAGAAAATATAATTTAA
- a CDS encoding 5'-nucleotidase, lipoprotein e(P4) family, whose product MKRRILSLVMVLSLVVSIGAVSFANDNYSIQSGDTLANIASKTGVKVEDLVKFNDLKNPNMIYAGGVLKLAPDFSQVDLNEEYVMALAWVQNSGEFKALSYQAFNMAKMMIDLDLVNNASATMKGAVIVDADETVIDNSAFNASFVGNAGHYSSSSWGKWVNDEQALAMPGSAEFLNYAASKGYDIYYITNRKETAGLLEPTMNNLKALGFPQITKEHMMLRTAESSKEARRDMVAKDHRLVVLMGDNLNDFSNVFEKKNNAERSAEVAKLKADFGSKFIMLPNPIYGEWEPQLTSDFYWGLDAKGKSDARQNSLRKWNQQ is encoded by the coding sequence ATGAAAAGAAGAATTTTGAGTTTAGTAATGGTATTAAGTTTAGTAGTATCGATCGGTGCTGTAAGTTTTGCAAATGATAATTACAGTATTCAGTCAGGAGACACTTTAGCTAATATTGCTAGTAAAACAGGTGTAAAAGTTGAAGATTTAGTTAAGTTTAACGATTTAAAAAATCCAAATATGATTTATGCTGGTGGAGTGTTAAAATTAGCTCCAGATTTTTCACAAGTTGATCTTAATGAAGAATATGTAATGGCCCTAGCTTGGGTTCAAAACTCAGGTGAATTTAAAGCTCTTAGTTATCAAGCATTTAACATGGCTAAAATGATGATAGATCTTGATTTAGTAAACAATGCTTCAGCTACTATGAAAGGTGCAGTAATAGTAGATGCTGATGAAACAGTAATTGACAATAGTGCATTTAACGCTTCATTTGTTGGAAATGCAGGTCATTATTCATCATCTTCATGGGGTAAATGGGTAAATGATGAACAAGCTCTTGCAATGCCTGGTTCAGCAGAATTTTTAAATTATGCTGCTAGTAAAGGCTATGATATTTACTATATTACAAACAGAAAAGAAACAGCAGGATTACTTGAGCCTACAATGAATAATTTAAAAGCTCTTGGTTTTCCACAAATCACAAAAGAACATATGATGCTTAGAACAGCAGAATCTAGTAAAGAAGCTAGAAGAGATATGGTTGCTAAAGATCATAGACTTGTAGTTCTAATGGGAGACAACTTAAACGATTTCTCAAATGTATTTGAAAAGAAAAACAATGCTGAAAGAAGTGCAGAAGTTGCTAAATTAAAAGCTGATTTTGGTTCTAAATTTATTATGCTTCCTAATCCAATTTACGGAGAGTGGGAACCACAATTGACTTCAGATTTTTACTGGGGACTTGACGCTAAAGGTAAAAGTGATGCAAGACAAAACTCATTAAGAAAATGGAATCAACAGTAA
- a CDS encoding GTP pyrophosphokinase — protein sequence MENQIREWKKVLIPYEQAVEELKVKFKSIRKEYREMNDYSPIEFVTGRVKKISSIIEKSKRRGIPENRIVELMEDIAGIRIMCQFRDDIYKVVELIRARNGKDLQIVYEKNYIKNTKESGYKSYHIIIKYRLQTALGEKEILAELQIRTLAMNFWATIEHSLNYKYKKNIPELVRNRLKKAADAASALDDEMYEIRKEIIKAQLLFERKSNIVTDITNNIRLLILAEREDEAVQFQKRFDKLWEEGMMDDFEDLLVDIKNELPRYKIFSSD from the coding sequence TTGGAAAACCAAATTAGAGAATGGAAAAAAGTTCTGATTCCTTATGAACAGGCTGTTGAAGAATTAAAAGTTAAATTTAAATCTATTAGAAAAGAATATAGGGAAATGAATGATTATTCTCCGATTGAATTTGTTACTGGTCGAGTAAAAAAAATATCCTCGATTATTGAAAAATCAAAACGTAGAGGAATACCTGAAAATAGAATAGTAGAGCTTATGGAGGATATTGCAGGAATAAGAATTATGTGTCAATTTAGAGATGATATTTATAAAGTAGTGGAATTAATTAGAGCTAGAAATGGTAAAGATCTTCAAATTGTATACGAGAAGAATTATATCAAAAACACTAAAGAAAGTGGATATAAAAGTTACCATATAATAATTAAATATCGCCTTCAAACTGCACTTGGTGAAAAAGAAATCCTTGCAGAACTCCAAATAAGAACTTTAGCAATGAATTTTTGGGCAACTATTGAACATTCTCTAAATTACAAATATAAAAAAAATATACCGGAACTTGTTAGAAATAGACTTAAAAAAGCTGCAGATGCAGCGTCTGCTTTAGATGATGAAATGTATGAAATAAGAAAAGAAATTATAAAAGCTCAGCTTCTGTTTGAGAGAAAATCAAATATTGTAACAGATATTACTAATAATATTAGGCTTTTAATACTAGCAGAAAGAGAAGATGAAGCAGTTCAGTTTCAAAAAAGATTTGATAAACTTTGGGAAGAAGGCATGATGGATGATTTTGAGGATTTATTAGTAGATATTAAGAATGAACTTCCTCGTTATAAAATTTTTTCTTCTGATTAG
- a CDS encoding metallophosphoesterase, translated as MALYAIGDLHLSFSESKPMDIFGENWNDYENKIKKNWLEKISDEDTILIPGDISWAIKFSGAMIDLEWIDKLPGKKIIIKGNHDYWWTSLKKMIGKFETIDFLHNKYFVYKDYAICGSRGWNSPSKTNFTESDLKIYKREIIRLKISLDSAIKDGYSKFIVMMHYPPTNDLKETSEFTSLFEKYGVEKVIYGHLHTEASFFSSIQGDVNGVEYILVSSDYLKFDPKKVL; from the coding sequence GTGGCTCTTTATGCAATAGGGGATTTACATTTGAGTTTTTCTGAAAGTAAACCAATGGATATTTTTGGAGAAAATTGGAACGATTACGAAAATAAAATTAAAAAAAACTGGTTAGAAAAAATAAGCGATGAAGATACTATTTTAATTCCGGGTGATATTTCTTGGGCGATAAAATTTAGTGGAGCTATGATTGACTTAGAGTGGATTGATAAATTACCTGGAAAAAAAATAATAATAAAAGGTAACCATGATTATTGGTGGACTTCACTAAAAAAAATGATAGGCAAGTTTGAAACTATTGACTTTCTTCATAATAAATATTTTGTATATAAAGACTATGCTATTTGTGGTAGCAGAGGATGGAATTCACCATCTAAAACAAATTTTACAGAAAGTGATTTAAAAATATATAAGAGAGAAATCATTAGACTTAAAATTTCTTTAGACAGTGCTATTAAAGATGGATATAGTAAGTTTATTGTAATGATGCACTATCCACCAACTAATGATTTAAAAGAAACAAGTGAATTTACTTCTCTTTTTGAAAAATATGGAGTAGAAAAAGTCATTTATGGACACCTACATACAGAAGCTTCTTTTTTTTCTAGTATACAAGGCGATGTAAATGGTGTAGAATATATTTTAGTGTCGTCTGACTATTTAAAATTTGATCCAAAAAAAGTATTATAG
- a CDS encoding DUF6648 family protein produces the protein MIKKRNEVNELSKFVENRDMLIDTLKEGKINKIQYIEACYEFLKVENMKPFKINVDSIEKSLYNYQYYNTLAKYTLMKCEECRFRDSTKSRELYEYAQDYYAKKDKETLNLLELINYKNVSAYFLKMNSEVLEGELFEITIDNYDKAVFHSKDKRILNRLKKNGVFDEEAKLSIIDKYVNTKYA, from the coding sequence TTGATTAAGAAAAGAAATGAAGTAAATGAACTAAGTAAATTTGTGGAAAATAGAGATATGCTTATTGATACTCTTAAAGAAGGTAAGATAAACAAAATTCAGTATATTGAAGCTTGTTACGAATTTTTAAAGGTGGAAAATATGAAGCCCTTTAAAATTAATGTTGATTCAATCGAAAAAAGTTTATACAATTACCAGTATTACAACACTCTAGCAAAATATACGCTTATGAAATGTGAAGAGTGTAGATTTAGAGATTCTACGAAGTCGCGTGAGTTATATGAATATGCTCAGGACTATTATGCTAAAAAAGATAAAGAAACATTAAATCTTTTAGAACTTATCAATTATAAAAATGTGAGTGCATATTTCTTGAAAATGAATTCGGAAGTATTAGAGGGAGAATTATTTGAAATAACAATTGATAATTATGATAAAGCCGTATTTCATTCAAAGGATAAAAGAATATTAAATAGGCTTAAAAAAAATGGAGTGTTTGATGAAGAAGCAAAGTTGTCAATAATTGATAAATATGTTAATACTAAATATGCATAA
- a CDS encoding thioesterase family protein, producing the protein MLNLNGIKVGESFTIQKKVTEEDTALNYGSGKLEKLFATPSLIALMIEGSSMMLDDKLEEGYITVGKSISASHDKPTVLGETVSVKIVVDEIVGTKIKLKIDAFDEIGLIGHGEHERVVVNKNSLLQRANKREEKLKSTNY; encoded by the coding sequence ATGTTAAATTTAAATGGCATTAAAGTTGGTGAAAGTTTTACAATTCAAAAGAAAGTTACTGAAGAAGATACTGCACTGAACTATGGTAGTGGTAAATTAGAGAAATTATTTGCAACACCATCGTTAATAGCATTAATGATAGAAGGAAGTTCAATGATGCTTGACGATAAACTAGAAGAAGGTTATATTACGGTTGGTAAAAGTATAAGTGCTTCGCATGATAAACCTACAGTGCTTGGAGAAACTGTTTCAGTTAAAATCGTAGTAGATGAAATAGTAGGTACAAAAATTAAATTAAAAATTGACGCATTTGATGAAATTGGCTTAATAGGTCACGGAGAACATGAAAGAGTAGTTGTAAATAAAAATAGTTTACTTCAAAGAGCAAATAAACGTGAAGAAAAATTAAAAAGTACTAACTATTAA
- a CDS encoding Na+/H+ antiporter subunit E — MNKFFKILILSIFLFLFWIILNESLNKTTILYGLGLSIIISFFTIDLVFFSEEKNYITINPITISYFIIIVFVDIIKSTYTQIIRIINNESKVRKVRVKLKFKNIYAKVLISNAITLTPGTISLEIEENIISVLCFAENIKSEKKIVDDIERLQKPFTLFEK; from the coding sequence ATGAATAAATTTTTTAAAATACTAATATTAAGTATATTTCTATTTTTATTTTGGATTATATTAAATGAAAGTTTAAATAAAACTACTATTTTATATGGTTTAGGTCTAAGTATAATAATTTCTTTTTTTACAATCGATTTGGTTTTTTTTAGTGAAGAAAAAAATTATATTACTATTAATCCAATTACAATTTCATATTTTATAATTATTGTTTTTGTTGATATAATAAAATCAACATATACTCAAATAATAAGAATTATTAATAATGAAAGTAAAGTTAGAAAAGTTAGAGTTAAACTAAAATTTAAAAATATTTATGCAAAAGTTCTTATTTCAAACGCAATAACGCTTACACCAGGAACAATTTCTTTGGAAATTGAAGAAAATATTATTAGTGTATTATGTTTCGCTGAAAATATAAAAAGTGAAAAAAAAATAGTTGATGATATAGAAAGATTACAAAAACCATTTACCTTATTTGAAAAATGA
- a CDS encoding monovalent cation/H+ antiporter complex subunit F, translating into MLIISMIVIIFSMIVLFTKLILSNTLFKRLVFLNLFSLLITMLLVTYAVYSNEPFIMDIAIAYSIIGFLALVLLLRFTGSIDES; encoded by the coding sequence ATGTTGATAATTTCTATGATAGTTATTATATTTTCAATGATAGTATTATTTACTAAGTTAATTCTTAGCAACACCTTGTTTAAAAGGTTGGTATTTTTAAATTTATTTTCTTTATTAATAACAATGTTACTGGTAACATACGCTGTATATTCTAACGAACCTTTTATTATGGATATTGCAATTGCATATTCTATTATTGGATTTTTAGCATTGGTATTGTTACTAAGATTTACTGGGAGTATAGACGAATCTTAA
- a CDS encoding cation:proton antiporter, translating into MLSDILLIISMSFVLIGVFGVIRYETVLAKLLTSSVIDTAALIMLMIALIIKLGFSSMTFKLIIVLIFVLITNPVINHLIARNVYKKNKNNKEV; encoded by the coding sequence ATGCTTTCAGATATTTTATTGATAATATCCATGAGTTTTGTATTAATTGGAGTTTTTGGTGTAATTAGATATGAAACTGTTTTAGCAAAGCTTCTTACAAGTAGTGTGATTGATACTGCAGCACTAATTATGCTTATGATTGCTTTAATTATTAAATTAGGTTTTTCATCTATGACCTTTAAATTAATTATTGTATTAATATTTGTTCTTATTACAAATCCTGTTATAAATCATTTAATAGCTAGAAATGTATATAAAAAAAATAAAAATAACAAAGAGGTTTGA
- a CDS encoding Na(+)/H(+) antiporter subunit B yields the protein MYIKYVLMTLLLFLSLIIILEKNNFKLIVFFSVFSLISASLYFYNFAPDVALAEVAVGSAFVPLIFLIAISKQRTFTVMSTLKKNFEYNKILVEFCIRENLKLKIIDIDSVTNDESRTIHGVFRRKDIDLIVNYDEYNGKYEMIGKKTNILLNELDNSLINFSNIELIRILDEEMKD from the coding sequence ATGTATATCAAATATGTGCTTATGACTTTACTTTTATTTCTTAGTTTAATAATAATACTGGAAAAAAACAATTTTAAGTTAATCGTATTTTTTTCAGTATTTTCTTTAATTTCAGCTAGTTTATATTTTTACAATTTTGCGCCTGATGTTGCACTCGCTGAAGTTGCTGTCGGAAGTGCTTTTGTTCCTTTAATTTTTTTGATAGCGATTTCAAAGCAGAGAACATTTACTGTTATGAGTACTTTAAAAAAGAATTTTGAATATAATAAGATTTTAGTAGAATTTTGTATAAGGGAAAATTTAAAACTTAAGATAATTGATATAGATAGTGTAACAAATGATGAAAGTAGAACCATACATGGTGTCTTTAGAAGAAAAGATATAGATTTAATTGTAAATTATGATGAATATAATGGAAAATATGAGATGATTGGTAAAAAAACTAATATACTTTTAAATGAATTAGATAATTCTCTCATAAATTTTTCTAATATAGAACTAATAAGAATACTAGATGAAGAAATGAAAGACTAA
- a CDS encoding MnhB domain-containing protein — MENSKILNTVSRILLPFIIIFGIYIIVNGDKSVGGGFQGGVILSTSYLVYYQITNKHLFSLKKMLKVDKYIFIILIFAIGFSLITKGELFTNFFPSYFDISIRRTYLELLNIIIGTKVAIGFIVLFLIFIEEGDS; from the coding sequence ATGGAAAATTCTAAAATTTTAAACACTGTTAGTAGAATACTATTACCATTTATAATTATATTTGGAATATATATAATAGTAAATGGTGATAAATCAGTTGGTGGTGGTTTTCAAGGTGGTGTAATTTTATCAACAAGTTATTTAGTCTACTACCAAATTACTAATAAACACTTATTTTCTTTAAAAAAAATGTTGAAAGTTGATAAATATATTTTTATTATACTAATATTTGCAATTGGTTTTTCTCTTATAACAAAAGGGGAGCTGTTTACAAATTTTTTTCCAAGCTATTTTGATATTAGTATTAGAAGAACATATTTAGAATTATTAAATATAATTATAGGAACAAAAGTAGCTATAGGTTTTATTGTATTATTTTTAATATTTATTGAGGAGGGAGATAGTTGA
- a CDS encoding sodium:proton antiporter — protein sequence MNFEIGISIIIILIGVYGVATSKNIIKSILCFNIVQASIILLFVIVGSYEGDEIPILTNFTSSMVDPLPHALMITAIVISASITALSLMFAVKIFHYYGTLNWNELSKKDVKTN from the coding sequence TTGAATTTTGAAATTGGAATATCAATAATAATTATTTTAATAGGAGTATATGGAGTAGCTACTAGTAAAAATATTATAAAATCTATTTTATGTTTCAATATCGTTCAGGCCTCAATTATTTTACTATTTGTTATTGTAGGGTCTTATGAAGGCGATGAGATACCAATTTTAACAAATTTCACAAGTAGTATGGTTGATCCACTTCCTCATGCACTTATGATAACGGCAATAGTAATAAGCGCTTCTATTACAGCACTATCTTTAATGTTTGCAGTAAAAATATTTCACTACTACGGAACTCTAAATTGGAATGAACTTAGCAAAAAGGATGTGAAAACAAATTGA